The Chryseobacterium phocaeense genome includes the window GGTCCAGTTGGAAATGGCAATTCCAGCTGCTCCTGCTTTTTCTAAAGCTTCCGGAAGGGTATTGTTATCATAGCCGATGTTCTTCACATAATCGCGGAAGTCTTTTCCGGCCTGCTCTTTTTCTGCTTTCAGCTTTTCATACAGCTCTGTGGTTGCAAATTCTTTGATCTGTTCATCAGAACGCCCGATTTTCTGATATTGCGCCATCAGCACAATTTTTCCTTTCGCGGCTGGAAGCCATGCATCAAACTCAGCTTTCGAAGAAACTTTCGGCAGTACAATTACTTCAGCTTCTATTGCCTTTTTCGTCGCCGGACTCCATGCAAGCTGGGTTGCAGCCAATGATTTCACACGCGGATACACCATATCTACATGGGTAATTCCGCGCTGCCAGCCCTTCCATGTTCCGAATTGCTGAAGATTGGATTCTACTCCCCATGAACGAAGTTTCTCTGCAGACCATTCGTTGGCAGCCAGCATTTCAGGGGTTCCTACAAGACGCGGCCCGATCCTGTCCAGAAGCTCATACGCCATATTTTCCAGCTGGGAATTGTTATTGATTTCATCTACAAAACTTTTTACAATCGGATCCAGCTTTTCTTTGGGATCCACCTTTACCTGTGCCCATGAAAACTGAGCGGCCAGCACCACGGCGGGCACAACAAAAAAATTATTTATCTTCATAACATATATTGAATGCTTAAAGATAGGGCAAAAAGGCGGAAAAGCGAACAGGCAAAAAGGGTAAAATGGCGAAAAAGCAAATGGGTTAATTTGCATTCTCATCTATTTCTCATTAACGAAAGTCTGTTCTTCGGTGGAAAGGAGAATGGTTTCGCTTTTATCTTCTTTGGTCGGAATGTTTTCCCAGATGTTTTTACTGAAATCCATTTTCTGGCTGAGACCCTGCGCATCTGATTTTTCAAAGGTATTATAGATGATTTCCCTGCTGAATTTCCTTTCATGTTTTTTTCCAAGATATAAAGCTGAATACTTATCGGCCTCAAATCTGGTCAGGGCAGGCAGATACATGCCGTCTTTCCTGTAAAAATCAAAAATAAGGGAAGCATCGCCAAGCTGATAATCATATCCTATTCCTTCTGCTGTCTCTCTCCTGATTGGCGGATAACCGCTCTGGAGATAATGAATTTCAAAATAAGTGATTACTTTGTCTGTCTTATTATACCTGAATTCTCCTTTCATTTCAATACCTACCCCTGATTTGATTTTGAAGGTAATCAGCTGCTCATCTCCTTCTTCAAAGATCATTTTACCGGAATACTTTGAATCACCATCCTTTATATGACCAAGGGTACGGTTCAGTTCAAAATTGAAAAAATAATTGCCCATGTATTCATGAGAGAATTCATTATTTCCCGTTGTAAAGATGGTATCGGATTTTATATTTCTGAGGTATTTTACATTATTCAGCTGCATCTGGAGAATTTCATCATAATTTTTATGACGGCCATCTGAGTAATTATAATGATTGCTTTTGCTCCATAATTTTGCCTCAGCAATCACCAGGAAATAAAGCTGGTTATTGTCCGATTTTTTTTCTTTATACACCACATCATAAAGAGAAGGACCATTATAGTATCTTTTCTGATAATTTTTATGCACATCCTGAAAGAGCTTCTTAATATCTACACTCACAATTTTAACCTCACCCACATTCCTGTACAAAGGAACCAGCTTAATCACTGAATTAAATACGGAAACATTCTTTTTCTGATAACCGGAAGCTTTAATTTCAAAGCCGGAAGCATCAGAGCTTACCGGAGCAAAGCCATCTTCATTAGTATAAACAATCTGATGCTGAAGAATAATACGTGCCTGGGAAACGGGTTTTCCACTTTCAGAATCTACTACTTTTAGTTTTTGGGCGGAAAAAAATCCAAAAAGGAATAAAGCAAAAAGGCAAAAATATTTCATGATATAAGTATAACCGATTAAAAAAACCAAGTATACAAATATATAACCGGATCGCTAAAAGAAAGTATGCTGAGAAAATAAATTTGCTGATCTGCTGAGGTCTTTAAAGAATTGATGTGATGATCAGGTTTTTGGGGAAATAAGGCATAAAAAAACCGGCTCTGCGAGCCGGCTTTGGGAACGAATTATTTTTTAGCTTCTTCTACAGAAACTTTTCTGAATTCTTTGAACAATTTGCTAAGTTCCAAAGCTGATTTACGAGCTCTTGTACCGGCAGCTTTGTTTCCTTTTTCTGCTTGTTGGTTAGCCTCAGTTGCGAACGCTTCGAATTCAGCGTTGATTTTTTCAATTAGTTCTTTCATTATTTTTAAAATTTAGGCTGCAAATATAGGTTTTATGGTGATTCCAGCCTAACTCCAGCCCAAAAAGTTTAGACTAAAATGTTATTTTTTTCCGCTTTTCACCCTTTGGATCTTAATTTTTTATGTTTCCGGTAAAAAACAAGCACTTTTCTTAGGTGTAAAGGGACTTTTGAACACTTATTCTAATATTATTTCATTTGCAGAAAGAAAATATTTATTCTGATTCCAAAATTCTGTTTAAAACAGATTTTCCTGAACCTTAAAACCAATGTTACAAAACCGTCTGCCTTCTGAAATTGACTACCCCTAAATAATAAAAAAGTACACTGAACAACAGCAGCGGACCGAGTGCAGCCCACCAGTTGATGGCACTCCGTTCATTATAATATTCCAGCGGAAAGTTTTTCCAGTTGATATTCCCTGTAGGCTCATTTACAAAAATCTTAGGATAGAAATGAAGTCTTTTGTTTTCATGGAACTTTTCGGTGGCCTCTATAAACCTCAGCTGATCCGCCAGTCCGGAACCCGTCAGGTCATTCAGTTGAAGCTGTACATGCAAACCCGGCACAAAATAAGAAAGCGTTCGGCTCATTTCTTCCCTCTTCCAGAGTTTTGCCTTCAGCTGATCCGATTGATTTTTCGACTCATCATCTCCCATCTGCTGCATGGCGTAATACCAGAGCCAGCTGAAATTTTCTTTCGGAAAGCCAAATGATCTGAACTGCGGATAATGCTGGTAGAACTTTTCCAGGGTCGGTTTTTGATCCGTATCCCATTTTTCATGATACGCTTCCCGCTGTTCAATAGCAGTATCCAAAGCTTCCGGCAAAGGATATTTGCTTAAAATAAAATTATTGAGAACCGCAGGAAAGATAATCGTCAGCACAATCCAGAAGCACAGAAGTCCGGCCGCACTAGCCCTGGAGTTTTTATTCCAGGAAACCACCCAGAAGCTTAGCGCAAACCATACCATAATATAAAAAAGCGAAACCAGGACAAAACCCGCCAGCACTGCATTGAACTTAAGATTTAAAATAAAAACAGCCAAAAGAACCAGAACCAGAAGAACTCCGGCGATTACCACAAAACGGACTGCAAATTTTTTAAACAGAACCCGGAAAGGGTTTTGAGACTGCACGGAGAGTAATATCCATGTACTTTCTTCCTTTTCTTCCGAAAGAAGATTGTAGCAGTAGGATATAATAACCAGCGGGAAGAGAAAAATAATCACAAATCCCAGATCCAGGCTTCCCAGAAGCAAACTGACAGGATTTTTTAAATCCGTATCATATTTCTGCCCTTCCAGGTTCCTGATCGTAACACTCTGGATGGATGGATTCACGTCCCGCTGCCCTATTGACAGCGCATTCAGGTTGTCCGTTTCATTGACTAATCCAAACTTCAGATAATACAGTAAAAGGCCCAGATCATTCTTTATATAGCCTGTATACCTTTGAATATGCTCCTGCTGATACACTGAAGTATGTTCAATATCTGCTTTCTGTTGATCTATAAACTGCCTGCCCACAAAAATACTTACCAGTCCCGACAACAGCAGGAACAACATTCCCAGATAGGCAGACTGGGAACGGATAAAGTTTTTAAATAATAATAAATACACGATTAACTTACTTTTATTTTTTTAGACATAAAATGAAGGACAACCAGAAGGCCCAATGCCCACACCAAAAGGGAAAGCACAGACGCCACTTCATTCTGAAACAATGCGGTCTGGCTGAGGTATTGATACTTAAAATCAGGAAGTTCATTCCAATGGTCCCTGCTGATGGTGTATGGCTTTTCATTTTCCTTTGGCTTTTTATTACTGATATTTTCCATCTGCAGTTTATTCATCAGCTGAGCCAGCTGATACCTGTAACTTTCCACCTGCCCCTGATAGCTGACATAGGAATTAAAATCTGATCCTGTAAGTGCCATAGACAGATCTCTCACCGCCTGGAAAGGGTTGATAAAAGAAAGTGAATGATTCACGCTATTCTGCTCATCATAAATCTCAAGCTGTCTTGCCCAGTGTCTGTTATAAATCCCGGAGCTGATTTTCTCTCCTTCAGCCATAATATAACCACTGTAATTAAAAGGCAGTTCCTCCACGGTTTCTACTTTATAAGCCTGCAGCAGGGAATCTTTTATTCCCTTATAGTAAATATCATTGGGGTCATGGCTGTCTCCCGTTTTCACGAGCTCATTTTCTACTTTTGTATCGAAATCTATCTTTGACGGTGCCGGATGAAGGTAAGCCCCAAAAGCCTGTGCCGTTCTCGGAATAATTACGATAAACAAAAGCCACAGCCCTATCAGTTTGATCAGAGAAGATCTTGAGGTTTTGCTCACTGCAGACACCAGTACGCAGATACTGCATACGATAAAGAAATAGAGAAAATAAGTCCCACCAATCAATAATAAACGTAAAAACTCAGTTATATTAAACTTAAAGCCGGTGAGGAAAAGCCACATCACGACTGACAGAAGCATAACAGGCATAAAAACCATTCCTACGAGGTATAACAGTCCCAGGATCTTCCCTGCCAGCAGTTCTTTCCATCGTACACCCTGGCTCAGCAAAACTTTCAGGGTATTATTTTCCCGTTCCGCCGAAATACAGCTGAATCCGAGAAAAAATATGAATAAAGGAATCAGGGTCTGAAGGATCATGGCTGTACTTACTTCCCCAAAACGCAGCATTCCCGATGAAAAGCCGGCTTCGGAAAAATTAACGGTATTCTGTTTATGAGCTTCCAGAAATACGGAATTCCCCATATACCGCTCCAGACCGTAGTCAAAAAAGCTTAATGGGTATCTCGCCCTGAAGATCAGATAGCCGTAATGCGCCATTCTGTGAGGATGCTTGTCCGGTTTTTCTTCCCACTGATGGCGTACCTCTGCCTGGTGTTTTATCCTGATATCTTCCTGTACTTTATAATCCTTCCAGCCGGTATAGGCTGCAAATACAAATAGGACACTGAGGATCAGCAGAAGAAAAATAACCGCCCTGTTCTGTAATGACTGTTTCCAAAGCTGTATGGAAATCAGACGGATAATAGATATTCTCATTGTTGTAGATTTAAAATTTATATACGGCGGTAAGCACTGCATTTCTCGGAGCTCCGGGAAACAGTCGAAGGTAATTTTGTGCCCCCAGCCAGTAAGTCGTATTAAACAGATTGTTGATATTGAAAGAAATACTCACGGGTCCCTGTTTTGGGGTGTAGTACACAGCCGCATCGAAAACGGTATAGGCAGGCACCACAAATGAGCGGTTGTACATCGGAACTTTATTCCCGCTATACTGCACGCCCAGACCTACAGCCATATTTTTAAGGAAAGAAGAATCTCTGAAGCAGTATTTCTGCCAGATATTCGCACTATGAAACGGAGTATTCTGTTTTCTTGCCCCAATCAGTGCTGGATTGATATCATCCACAATTCTTGCATCATTATACCCGTAAGAAGCGAAAACCTGCCATTCGGGAAGTATATTTCCTATGATGTCCATCTCAAAACCGCGGCTCCGCTCCTGCCCCCTCGTTACCAGACGGTCGGGTTCTGCAGGATCATTGGCGTTCAGCAGGATATTCTGCTGTCGGATTTCATAGATGGCCAGGTCTATATGCAGTTTTTTATTAAAGAAATCAGCCTTCATACCGATCTCTTTCGAATTGCTTTTTAACGGATCAAAGGCTCTGCCTGCGGGAATAGTGACCGGGGCCAGTGATGCCGTATTCGACTGGGGCTGGAATCCTTCGATATAGGAAGCATATACGTTGATTTGCTCACTGACATTGTAGGTCAGACCTATCCTTGGGATCAGCTTTGTATCTTTCACTTTGATTTCATTGTTCTCCTTATACCGGGTGATATCCTCGAACCATTCCTGTCTCAGGCTCAGAAACAGGTTGAAACGGTTCCATTTGATCTGATCCTGCAAATAAATTCCATGGGAACGGATCAGTGCTGCCGGTAGTGCCGTTTTGGAAAAAACATATTCATCCGGATTTTTAATGCTGTATACCGGATTAGACAGGTCAAAATGTTCCACATTCGGTTTGGGCATGGTAATTCCGTTGACGGTCACCATCTGATAGGCATCTGCATTCTGCGGATTATAGGACGAAGCCGTTTTCCCGTTGGTCAAAAGGTATCCTCTTGCCGTGTTCTGTGCTCCTCCTTTGTGTTTATGAGTGCTGATCAAATCATAACCTGCCAGAATTTTATGCTCAACAGGACCGGTTTTTACATTGAATACCAGATAAGCATTAAGGTTATCCGTATTCCAGAACTGGTTCCGTTGTACCATCTGCATCCCGGCAAGGGTTGGAATAGGTTTATTATTGACATCTACCCCGAAAGCATTGGTGGTTCTGTGCTCCTGGAGGTCTTCTTTCCAGGTCTGTTTCATATAAGAGGCATTGATGCTGATCTTATCGCTGAACCGGTGGGTGAAATTGGACATGATGATCAGTTCTTTTGATTTAAAATAATCATTCACTGCTCCCAGATTGAAGCTGATGGGCGTGC containing:
- a CDS encoding histone H1; protein product: MKELIEKINAEFEAFATEANQQAEKGNKAAGTRARKSALELSKLFKEFRKVSVEEAKK
- a CDS encoding DUF3526 domain-containing protein, whose translation is MYLLLFKNFIRSQSAYLGMLFLLLSGLVSIFVGRQFIDQQKADIEHTSVYQQEHIQRYTGYIKNDLGLLLYYLKFGLVNETDNLNALSIGQRDVNPSIQSVTIRNLEGQKYDTDLKNPVSLLLGSLDLGFVIIFLFPLVIISYCYNLLSEEKEESTWILLSVQSQNPFRVLFKKFAVRFVVIAGVLLVLVLLAVFILNLKFNAVLAGFVLVSLFYIMVWFALSFWVVSWNKNSRASAAGLLCFWIVLTIIFPAVLNNFILSKYPLPEALDTAIEQREAYHEKWDTDQKPTLEKFYQHYPQFRSFGFPKENFSWLWYYAMQQMGDDESKNQSDQLKAKLWKREEMSRTLSYFVPGLHVQLQLNDLTGSGLADQLRFIEATEKFHENKRLHFYPKIFVNEPTGNINWKNFPLEYYNERSAINWWAALGPLLLFSVLFYYLGVVNFRRQTVL
- a CDS encoding DUF3526 domain-containing protein; this translates as MRISIIRLISIQLWKQSLQNRAVIFLLLILSVLFVFAAYTGWKDYKVQEDIRIKHQAEVRHQWEEKPDKHPHRMAHYGYLIFRARYPLSFFDYGLERYMGNSVFLEAHKQNTVNFSEAGFSSGMLRFGEVSTAMILQTLIPLFIFFLGFSCISAERENNTLKVLLSQGVRWKELLAGKILGLLYLVGMVFMPVMLLSVVMWLFLTGFKFNITEFLRLLLIGGTYFLYFFIVCSICVLVSAVSKTSRSSLIKLIGLWLLFIVIIPRTAQAFGAYLHPAPSKIDFDTKVENELVKTGDSHDPNDIYYKGIKDSLLQAYKVETVEELPFNYSGYIMAEGEKISSGIYNRHWARQLEIYDEQNSVNHSLSFINPFQAVRDLSMALTGSDFNSYVSYQGQVESYRYQLAQLMNKLQMENISNKKPKENEKPYTISRDHWNELPDFKYQYLSQTALFQNEVASVLSLLVWALGLLVVLHFMSKKIKVS
- a CDS encoding TonB-dependent receptor; amino-acid sequence: MKYWYITVALAVASVKVCAQQTLSGEVVGDHHQKIKNVRISIKNKENTYETTAQDGTFSIPDFKSGVYEIKADAESYDTYIEQIEADSTFLTNNLVIRLYKVGAIQEVEIIGRASKKYYSDYSFSATKIGVQNKDIPFSISTVSKEMISDRQAFQIGDAVKMASSVTPVSYYNQFSIRGIAQNEEGTIINGMRTRQYYFMQPITTNLEKIEVIKGPASAVLSSVDPGGSIVLVTKKPLKTPAKEVSMSVGSFSTIRSSLDFTGPLNKEKTLLYRLNAGYAQAQSFRDIQSQKSLLVSPSFSYVPNDRTAINVEMIYSDLNGKIDRGQPIFGAVDGMTDLRSTPISFNLGAVNDYFKSKELIIMSNFTHRFSDKISINASYMKQTWKEDLQEHRTTNAFGVDVNNKPIPTLAGMQMVQRNQFWNTDNLNAYLVFNVKTGPVEHKILAGYDLISTHKHKGGAQNTARGYLLTNGKTASSYNPQNADAYQMVTVNGITMPKPNVEHFDLSNPVYSIKNPDEYVFSKTALPAALIRSHGIYLQDQIKWNRFNLFLSLRQEWFEDITRYKENNEIKVKDTKLIPRIGLTYNVSEQINVYASYIEGFQPQSNTASLAPVTIPAGRAFDPLKSNSKEIGMKADFFNKKLHIDLAIYEIRQQNILLNANDPAEPDRLVTRGQERSRGFEMDIIGNILPEWQVFASYGYNDARIVDDINPALIGARKQNTPFHSANIWQKYCFRDSSFLKNMAVGLGVQYSGNKVPMYNRSFVVPAYTVFDAAVYYTPKQGPVSISFNINNLFNTTYWLGAQNYLRLFPGAPRNAVLTAVYKF